The genomic window GATTATCAAGATTTAAGTCAGGCATACCACCTCAAAATTCAGCAACATAATGTTTATTTGTAGGTTGAATGCTTTTATCAACATTAAAGAAGAGATTTCTTAAACTTGAATCATCAATTCCGTATTTTGTTTCACTTTGGTTTGATTTAGGTTCATAAAAGTTGTAGTATTTTTCATATTTAGGATCACCTTGAAGTGCTTTTTGGAATCAAGGATGTTCATAAGAAGTATGGTTAAATACAAGATCAATTATTACTCTAATTCCTTTTTCATGTGCTTTAATTAAAAAATTATCAAAAGCTTCCATACCTCCAAGTTCAGCTGCGACATCTGTATAATCAATAACATCATAACCATGATATGAACTAGCAGGATGAACAGGAGAGAGATATAAAGTATCAATTCCTAAATTAACAAAATAATCCAAATTTTCAGTTAGACCAATAAAATCACCAATACCATCATTATTTCCATCTGCAAAGGCATAAGTTATAAGTTGATAGAAAGTATTTGATGGTGTAACTTGTTTATTAAAAGGAGCAATAAATTTCACATTTTCTAATTCATCACTATAAGTTAAATTACTTAAATTTATTTTTTTATTAAAATTATCATCTCCCCAAAGTTTACTATTTTTACTTTCATTGCATGAGAGAGTTATTAAAGGTAAAGATAGACCTAAAGTCGAGATACCAATTAAAGATTTTTTAATTATTTTTTTATTCATATTTAAATTATATTAAGCTAACTCATAAATTTTAAATTTAAGTTAAAAAAATGACCATACAAGATGATTGTTAGAGTATAAAGAGTATAAAGAATAATTAAGGTATCTTTTACATATGATTATTTTATAAATAATGATTGCTTTTATTAAACTAGTATAATAAAAAAAGTGAAAGGAAATTATGAAATTTTTAAAATTAGATACTACATACTCAATGATTGAAAATTCAAAATTGAATTTATTACAAGAACGTGTTGATCAAATTCACAACAGCGTTCTTAAACGTGAAGTTGCTGAAAAAGATTGACTTGGTTGATATGATTTACCAGATAATTATGATAAAGAAGAAATGAAAGCTATGAAAAAACTTTCGTCAGAATGAAAAAAAGAAGGTGTTGAAGTAGTGGTTGTTGTGGGAATTGGGGGTTCATATTTAGGTGCAAAAACTGGATATGAATTTATCTTTGGTGAATATTCACAAAAAAGACCTGACATGGAATTAGTTTTTGCGGGTAATGATATTTCTTCTGAAGCGCTTGTTTCAAAATTAGCTTATGTTAAAAATAAAAAATTCGCTATTAACGTAATAAGTAAATCAGGAACTACTCTTGAACCATCTATAGCTTTTAGAGAATTTAGAATTTTACTTGAAGAAAAAGTTGGTAAAGATCAAGCTTCTAAATTTATTGCAGCTACAACTGATGCAAGAAAAGGTTTACTATTTGAATTAGCTACAAGAAAAAATTACACTAAATTTATTGTTCCTGATGATGTTGGTGGTCGTTTCTCAGTTATGACAGCAGTAGGTTTATTTCCATTCCTTTGTGCTGGAATTGACGCAGAAAGAGTGCTTGCAGGAGCTTCATTAACAAATAAAGAATTAAGTAGCTCAAAGATTTCTGAAAATGACGCATATAGATATGCTGTTACAAGATATTTATTAAATGTTGAAAAGAATTACCATGTTGAAATGATGGTTTCGTACGAACCTAAACTACAATACTTCAGTGAATGATGAAAACAATTATTTGCTGAAAGTGAAGGAAAAGATAGCAAAGGTCTTTGACCAGCAAGTGGAATTTTCTCAACAGATTTACACTCATTAGGTCAAATGATTCAAGAAGGTTCAAAAGTTTTATTTGAAACAGTGTTAACTCTTGAAAATCCTGTAAATAACATCACTTTTAAAAATGATGTTGAAGATATTGATCAATTAAACTATTTAAGTGGTAAAACTTTACATGAAGTAAATAATGTTGCATTTAAGGCTACTCAAAAAGCTCACTTTGAAGTTGGACAAGTTCCAAACTTACATATTCTTTTCAAAGACTTTAGTGAAGAAACTTTAGGTTCATTATTCATTTTCTTCGAAAGAGCTTTAACAATGTCAGCTTACTTACTTGGAGTAAATCCATTCAACCAACCTGGAGTTGAAGTTTACAAGAAAAATATGTTTTCAATGTTAGGAAAGAAATAATAATTTATATTAGAGTGCTTAGCACTCTTTTATTTTTGCTTGATTAAAAAACGACAAATTGTTAATTTTATATAACTAAAGTTTTATGGTAAAAAAAGCTGACATGAAGTCAACTTTCTCTAATTATTATTTAATTTTTATTTCTAGTGTTCATTCAGCGTTTTTATCAATGTCTAATGTTTCGCCAGTGACACCTTTAGTTTCATAAACTTTCATTGTAACTGTTGTTTTATCTTCTGAAAGTGTGTATTTTACACGCTTATCTGGTTGTCTGTAGTATCTGTTGTTTGAATCGGTTAGAGATTCTTGAGCAATAGGACCACTAAAGTATGAATCTTTAAGATTTTTCATATCTGAATAAATTTTCATTACTGTTTTTCTTAAATTAAAATCTGATTCAGATGTAATTACACTTTGATATGAAGTGAAACCTTCTGGTAAATTTTCTTTATTTTTGTATGAGTCAAAGTATAGTCTGTAGTTAGATGAATCACTTAAGAAAGCGATTAATGCACTTTTGTCTACGATTTCTAATTTATATTTAGTTTCTGAATTCAATGATTTAAAGTCTATAGTTGCTCCGTTTTCCAATTTTGTTAAATCTAGTTTTAAAACGGAAACAACTTCATTTTTACTTGTATCCTTACCTTGATCACCACTTTCTTTTTTACCACAAGAAGCAGAAAGAGCAACAAGAGGCATCATTGAAGTAAGGACCCCCCCAATTAATAGGTTTTTTAATTTAAATTTCATAATTCCTCCAATTAGTTATATTTAAATTGTATATTAATATTTGATTTTAATACTAATGAAATTTTTTTCCATAAAAAAAGACGCATTAGCGTCTAAAAGAGTTATTTTTCTTTTTTTCATCAAAAAGTTCAACCGTTTCTTTAAGTTTGATGAATAATTCACTATCATCAAATGCTTTAGGTATTTGAACATTGTTTCACAGAATTGTTAGATAATAAACTAATATTTTTTGTTGAATTAGATATTCTTCTCAGTAACTATCATAAGCTTCTAAAAAGATTTGTTCTTGTTCTTCATTAAGATATGAACCTGTTATAAAATAAGCGAGGTCAAAGTGTTTATCGCCCATAGTTGCATATTCTCAATCAATAAAATATACTTTATTGTCTTTGTCGACCAGAATGTTTTCATTGTACAAATCATTGTGTAATGGACGATTTGCAGCACTGTTTTTTAATATTTTTAAAATTCTTTTATAGTATGGATCCAATTCTTTAATAGAGTTATTTCTCTCTTTAAGAGTTTTAAGATATTCCTTAATTCTTTGAGAAATATTGTTCTTTGGAAAAATTAGTTCTGAATCATGCAGAGCCTTAAAATTATTAGCTATCTGAATTAATACTTCTTTGTTAAAAGTTAATCGATTTGTTTCAATTCATTGATATTTTAAGTATTTTTGATCATCAGAAATTAATTTAGGAACAAAATCAAATTTAGATAGTATTTTATAATCGATTTTATGATTAAAAGTGTTATATATTTTTTCTTGAATAAATTTATCACCATCTCTAAAAGATTTATTTGTGTGTCCGATTTTAATTTCAACCATATTCCTCCTTTTGGACTAATTATATATTTTTCAAAATAAAAAAACAAGCAAAAAGCTTGTAATTTAGTGCGTATAATCATTAACACCATTGAAGGTTTGTTCTTCAGGGTTGTTAATCGCTCAAAAGCGTCTATTAATTCTTCTTTGAATTCCTTTTTCTCTAATATTATTAAAAAAGTATAACAATCCAGGAAGAATAAATAAAATGATTGCATTGATTAAAATTATTGAAATCAAGAAAACTAATGGAATTCAATAACTTATTGTTCCCATAAAAGAAACAATAAACATTATTATGATTGCGATAAATTCAACAAAAATTAATTTAATATTTTGTTTCATAAATGCAACAACTGATTTATTGTACAACTCTCTTAAATCTTTTTGAGTTAATACTTTTTTATTTGTAAATAAGTGATTTCTTATTTCATTAGTGTTAATTAAATTGTTAAAAATTGTAATTAATGAAAGAATAAATATTGTCGAAAGTAATAATAACACTTGTGTGTTAATTTGAATATGTAAAAGATTTACTAAAGAAATTGTAAATAGAATAATCAAAGTTATCGAAATTAATAGTGATAGTAAGTTTGCCCAATTTGTTCTTACTAGCGTGTAGAAAATTATAAACACTAAAATAATTCCAAAACTGATAAATGTATCTCTAATAATATTTACATTAAAGGTGTTGTTTGTTGTGAAATAATCTAATTTCAGGATTCCAAAATTATTTTTTAATTCATTCGTTAAATTAGTAATATCAAATTGATTTTCAAAATTAATTTTAATTAAGTAGCTTAATGATTCTTTTTCACTCAACATAATTAGTGAATCTTGAACTTTTGGTAGTTCTGAGTTATTT from Mycoplasma anserisalpingitidis includes these protein-coding regions:
- a CDS encoding phosphotransferase family protein, with the translated sequence MVEIKIGHTNKSFRDGDKFIQEKIYNTFNHKIDYKILSKFDFVPKLISDDQKYLKYQWIETNRLTFNKEVLIQIANNFKALHDSELIFPKNNISQRIKEYLKTLKERNNSIKELDPYYKRILKILKNSAANRPLHNDLYNENILVDKDNKVYFIDWEYATMGDKHFDLAYFITGSYLNEEQEQIFLEAYDSYWEEYLIQQKILVYYLTILWNNVQIPKAFDDSELFIKLKETVELFDEKKKNNSFRR
- a CDS encoding glucose-6-phosphate isomerase translates to MKFLKLDTTYSMIENSKLNLLQERVDQIHNSVLKREVAEKDWLGWYDLPDNYDKEEMKAMKKLSSEWKKEGVEVVVVVGIGGSYLGAKTGYEFIFGEYSQKRPDMELVFAGNDISSEALVSKLAYVKNKKFAINVISKSGTTLEPSIAFREFRILLEEKVGKDQASKFIAATTDARKGLLFELATRKNYTKFIVPDDVGGRFSVMTAVGLFPFLCAGIDAERVLAGASLTNKELSSSKISENDAYRYAVTRYLLNVEKNYHVEMMVSYEPKLQYFSEWWKQLFAESEGKDSKGLWPASGIFSTDLHSLGQMIQEGSKVLFETVLTLENPVNNITFKNDVEDIDQLNYLSGKTLHEVNNVAFKATQKAHFEVGQVPNLHILFKDFSEETLGSLFIFFERALTMSAYLLGVNPFNQPGVEVYKKNMFSMLGKK